The Lewinella sp. 4G2 nucleotide sequence TTCCAGCTCTTCATGGGTGCCGTTTGGGCCTGCCACGCGGGTGACCTGGCCGCCATCGGTGGCTTCAACGCGGCCTTCGGGCCCGGCGCCAAATCGGGCGCGCGCGGCCAGGAAATGGACGCCGAGTTGCGACTCTTCGAGAACGGCGTGAAACCGGTATTCGTCCGCGCCGCCGCCGTGGACCACTACGTCACCGCCAAAATGGTGACGCCCGACTACGCCGTGGAACGCATCTTCCTGTCCAGTATGCACCTTGGCCGAGAACGCCCCGCTCTGATTCATTCCCTGGGGCTCACGGCCAAGCTCATCTACAGCTTCCTGCTGCTCCCCTTTGCGCCAAATAGCATCGGCCACCGTTACCGGATTGCGAAAGCGGCCGGATATTTCATCGGCCTGGCGCGCCGAAGTGACGACTAGTGCGTTCTCCCTGTCATGATCGAAACCCTCGTCCAATCCCCCCTTCTCCTCCTATTCACCGTCATCGCAATCGGTTACGGGATAGGGGACATTAAGATCCGGGGCTTCAAGCTCGGCGTCGCGGCGGTTCTTTTCGTCGGCCTGGCGTTTGGTGGGCTGAGCCCGGACCTCAAGGTGCCGCAGTTCATCATCTTCCTCGGGCTGGCGATTTTCGTGTATACGGTGGGCCTGAGTTCCGCGCCCGCCTTCTTCGCCAGCTTCCGCCGCCACGGTTTTCGCGACCTCTATTTCGCCACTTTCACGGTATTGTTATCGGCAGTGTTAGCCTACGTCATTGGCCGCGGCCTGGGCTTTGATGCGGCGCTGACGAGCGGTCTTTATGCCGGCGCAAGTACCAACACCCCGGCGCTGGCCGGTTTGCTCGACGCGATCCAACAATCAGTGGGCGCTGACGCAGGTGCAGCGGAAGGGATGAGCGAACAAGCCGTCGTTGGTTATTCCCTCGCCTATCCCATGGGAGTGCTGGGCGTGATGCTGGCGATCGTCCTCCTGCAGAAGGCAATGGGGGTGGACTACCAAAAAGAAGCCGACGAGCTCTCCAAAGAATACCCTCTCGGCAGCAAACTGACCAGCCGGACCTACGTGGTGGCACACCCGGAGATCACCGGCAAAACCCTCCGGGAATTCCGCCGCGGCCACGACGTAAGGGTCGCCTTCGGCCGCATCCAACACGACGGAAAGACCACCCTCACCAACTGGGATACCATCCCCCTAGCTGGCGACAAACTCGTCCTGGTCGGGACGGAAGAAGCCATCACCGAAGCCGCCGCACACGTAGGCCCCGCCGCCGCGGATCAGCTTACCCACGACCGGACGGTATTCGACGTCCGCCGCATCTTCATCTCCAACGACGCAATTGCGGGCAAGACCATCGCGAGCCTCAACCTCCAGGAGAAGTTCAACCTCCTCATCACCCGCGTCCAACGTGGAGATATGGACCTCCTCGCTACTGGGAATACCACCCTTGAGCTTGGCGACCGCATCCTCATGGTGGCCCACCGGGATGACCTACCGGCCCTCTTCAAAGTGTTTGGTAATAGCTACGAGGCCCTGTCGCGCGTCAATCTCCTCAGCTTCGGGTTGGGTATCGCCCTGGGACTGATCCTGGGTATGATCAGCATCACGCTGCCGGGAGGCTATACCTTCAGTCTGGGCTTCGCCGGTGGCCCGTTGATCGTCGCTTTGGTCCTGGGACAACTCCGCCGTACCGGCCCTATCCTCTGGACCTTGCCCTACGGCGCCAACCTCACCCTCCGCCAGGTTGGCCTGATCTTCTTGTTGGCGGGCATAGGGATCCGCTCCGGCCAAACCTTTTTCCAGACGCTTCAAACGCAACTTGGATACCAGGTATTCCTGGCCGGCGGCGTCATCGCCATTTTAAGTACGGTGGCCACCCTGATCGTAGGCTACCGAATGCTGAAGATCCCCTTCAGCTTTCTCGGCGGCATGGTCGGTAGCCAACCCGCCGTTCTCGATTTCGCCCAGGAACAAGCTGGGAACAATTACCCCACCA carries:
- a CDS encoding aspartate:alanine exchanger family transporter; the protein is MIETLVQSPLLLLFTVIAIGYGIGDIKIRGFKLGVAAVLFVGLAFGGLSPDLKVPQFIIFLGLAIFVYTVGLSSAPAFFASFRRHGFRDLYFATFTVLLSAVLAYVIGRGLGFDAALTSGLYAGASTNTPALAGLLDAIQQSVGADAGAAEGMSEQAVVGYSLAYPMGVLGVMLAIVLLQKAMGVDYQKEADELSKEYPLGSKLTSRTYVVAHPEITGKTLREFRRGHDVRVAFGRIQHDGKTTLTNWDTIPLAGDKLVLVGTEEAITEAAAHVGPAAADQLTHDRTVFDVRRIFISNDAIAGKTIASLNLQEKFNLLITRVQRGDMDLLATGNTTLELGDRILMVAHRDDLPALFKVFGNSYEALSRVNLLSFGLGIALGLILGMISITLPGGYTFSLGFAGGPLIVALVLGQLRRTGPILWTLPYGANLTLRQVGLIFLLAGIGIRSGQTFFQTLQTQLGYQVFLAGGVIAILSTVATLIVGYRMLKIPFSFLGGMVGSQPAVLDFAQEQAGNNYPTIGYTRLLPMVLIGKILAVQILYNILA